A DNA window from Panthera tigris isolate Pti1 chromosome X, P.tigris_Pti1_mat1.1, whole genome shotgun sequence contains the following coding sequences:
- the LOC122235417 gene encoding LOW QUALITY PROTEIN: uncharacterized protein LOC122235417 (The sequence of the model RefSeq protein was modified relative to this genomic sequence to represent the inferred CDS: inserted 2 bases in 2 codons; deleted 1 base in 1 codon; substituted 8 bases at 8 genomic stop codons), whose product MGQTQTTPLSIMIDHFKDVRGRANNLSVEVXKGRWQFFCSSEWPTFNVGWPPERTFDLPTIHRVRSIISRPKTGHLDQLLYIITWQDLVEDPPSWLKPFLAPLPPEPKPILALQGTKKRKSLTQPSAPLYPVLXGGTEEELIFPPPYNPSRMPEEHHPPPPGEADAVPRAGGGNAPVGSPPFTRQRAQREQSASATDSTILPLRATGPPDAEGNQPHHYWPFATSDLYNWKAQNPKFSEKPAGLIDLLDSVLFTHQPTWDDCQQLLQVLFMTEERERILNEARKLVPGADGNPTTNQAQIDASFPLTRPQWDFNTAEGKERLRVYRQTLMGGLQMAARKQTNLAKVGNVQQGKDESLAAFLEQIMEAFRTYTPMDPEAPESKAAVIMAFLNQSAIDIRRKLQKIDRLGEKSLQDLLVVAXKVYNNWEPPEDKQARTMAAASSKQTRDLARILLVTTVDFPEEXDCRLQQLADDARKGKRTTKGGKQRLQKDQCAYCKEIGHWARDCPKRAGGKGSKTDRVKVLELDKLSDXGSRGLDPLPEPRVTLKVEGTPIDFLVDTGAQHSVLRTPQGKLASKKSWVQGATGMSQYSWTTRRTVDLGMGRVSHSFMVIPECPYPLLEGDLLTKIGAQITFRQGGPQVTDGKGHPIQVLTMKLEDEYLLHQEALPREDNIDRWLQEFPSVWAETGGWGAGMGLATHRTPVLVELKPGESPVRIKQYPMSQEARKGIQPHIRRLRSLGVLVPCQSAWNTPLLPVKKPHTNDYRPVQDLQEVNKRVADIHPTVPNPYTLLSSLAPSRVCYTVLDLKDAFFSLPLAPQSQPLFAFEWHDPEEGYSGQLTWTRLPQGFKNSPTIFDEALHEDLGEYRREHPGLTLLQYIDDILIAADMAKDCEXGTQDLLATLGALGYRASAKKAQKCRERVSYLGYILEGGQRQLSDARKETVLKIPTPTSQREVREFLGSAGYCRLWVPGFAEIARPLYEATKEGKTFKWAEKEETAFNQLKKALLSAPALGLPDITKPFHLFVDEHKGIAKGVLTQTLGPWNCPVAYLSKKLDPVAAGWPPCLRIIAATALLVKDADKLTLGQEIWITTPHAIEGVLKQPPDRWMSNTRMTHYQSLLLNPPXVWFHPSAALNPATLLPDPDLGAPLHDCAGILEQVHGFRRDLNDRPLPDAEATWFTDGSSFVXDGHRYAGAAVVTETDTVWAEALPSGTSAQRAELIALTKALMLGAGKRLNIYTDSRYAFATAHIHGAIYQERGLLMAEGRTIKNKQEILNLLTALWLPAKLAIIHCQGHQKADNPVARGNXKADQAAKAVALTSVPTMTIQLPDLGDPVLPDQPKYSQEELQRIKKLPMAQEIKGWWYTPNKELVLPDRLGVSILEHMHRSTHMGXRKLKDLIRHAGIKIHQQDTKIEQVVSACKTCQLANARAPSNKKGTRLRGTRPGAQWEVDFTEVKPGKYGFKYLLVFRDTFSGWVEAYPTKHETAQTVAKKLLEDILPRYGFPAMVGSDNGPAFISQVTQAVAKAVGANWKLHCVYRPQSSGQVERMNRTLKETLTKLTMETGRDWLTLLPYALYRVRNTPYTLGFTPYEIMFGRPPPVIPSLRAELIAEFKDQELFLSLSGLQRAHEDIWPRLRAIYEAGPTPTPHQYRPGDWVYVKRHHRETLEPRWKGPYIVVLTTPIALKVGGIVTWVHHTHVQPVDPSSIRKDFVTRWSISRDQHNPLKLKLQRIRPT is encoded by the exons atgggacagactcagactactcctctaagtattatgattgatcactttaaggatgtgaggggaagagctaacaacctcagtgtggaagtcTGAAAGGGTCGGTGGCAGTTTTTTTGTTCTAGTGAGTGGCCAACTTTCAATGTCGGATGGCCACCAGAGAGGACCTTCGACCTCCCTACTATCCACCGAGTCAGGAGTATCATCTCTCGGCCTAAGACGGGCCATCTTGATCAGCTCCTttacattatcacttggcaggaccttgtagaagacccaccctcttggcttaagcccttcctagccccacTCCCTCCagagccaaaacccattcttgctttgcaggggacaaagaagaggaaaagtcttacccagccttcagcacccctctaccctgtcctataggggggtactgaagaagaattaatttttcctcccccgtataacccctctaggatgccggaagaacaccatcctccccctccgggggaggcagacgctgttcCAAGAGCGGGAGGTGGAaacgctccagtgggaagccccccctttaccagacaaagggctcagagggagcaatccgcctCTGCCAccgactccactattctgcccctgcgagccaccggacccccagacgcggaggggaatcaaccccatcactattggcctttcgccactagtgacctctacaattggaaagctcagaatcctaagttttccgagaaaccggcagggcttattgatttattagactctgttctttttacccatcagcccacgtgggatgattgccagcagcttttgcaggtcctgttcatgactgaagaaagagaaagaatcctcaatgaggcccgaaaactagttccgggtgcagacgggaatcccaccaccaaccaggctcagatagatgcctccttccccttaactcggccccagtgggatttcaacacggcagaaggtaaggagaggctccgggtctaccgccagactctaatg gggggtCTCcaaatggctgctagaaagcaaaccaatttggccaaggtaggaaatgtacaacagggaaaagatgaatctctggctgcctttttagaacagatcatggaggcattccgtacctatacccccatggatccagaggctccggaaagcaaggcagctgttatcatggcctttctaaaccaatcggccatagacattaggagaaaattacagaaaatagatagactaggagaaaaaagtctgcaggacttactggtggtagcctAAAAGGTATATAACAACtgggagcctcctgaggacaagcaggctcgcaccatggcggctgccagcagtaagcagactcgagacctggccagaatactactagtTACCACTGTTGACTTCCCCGAGGAATGAGACTGCCGTCTCCAGCAGCTGGCAGAcgacgcaagaaaaggtaaaagaaccaccaagggggggaagcagaggctgcagaaggatcagtgcgcatactgcaaggagatagggcattgggcccgagattgtccaaaaagggccggcgggaagggaagcaagactgatcgagtaaaagtcctagagctagataaactaagtgattaggggagtcggggtttggaccctctccccgaacccagggtaactcttaaagtggaggggacccctattgacttccttgtcgacaccggagcacaacattcggtcctccgcaccccacaaggaaaactagccagcaagaagtcctgggtacaaggggcaactggtatgagccagtattcatggactacccgaagaacagtagatttggggatgggccgggtatcccactcctttatggtaataccagaatgcccctacccgctgttagaaggggacttactgaccaagattggagctcagataactttcagacaaggggggcctcaggtcaccgatggcaagggccaccccatccaggtcctgaccatgaaactggaggatgaatacctcctccaccaggaggcgctcccgagagaggataatatagacagatggctacaagaattcccctcggtttgggcagagacgggggggtggggtgcggggatGGGACTAGCCACTCAtaggaccccagtcctggtagagctcaagccaggagagagtccggtaaggatcaaacaataccccatgtctcaggaggcccggaaggggatccagccacacatccggagactacgaagcctaggggtactagttccttgccagtctgcctggaacacccccttactgccggtcaaaaagcctcacacaaatgactaccgaccggtacaagacctccaggaagtaaataagagggtcgcggacatacacccaactgttcccaacccatatactctcttgagctccttggcgccctccagggtctgctatactgtactagatttaaaggacgccttcttcagtctgccgctggcaccccagagccaacccttgttcgcctttgagtggcatgatccggaggagggctacagtgggcaactcacctggacacggctacctcagggattcaaaaattcacccaccatcttcgacgaggcactacacgaggacctgggtgagtacagaagggagcaccctggcctcacccttctaCAGTACatagatgacatcctgattgctgccgacatggccaaagactgtgagtgagggacccaggacctgctggctaccctgggggccttagggtaccgggcatccgcgaagaaggctcagaaatgcagggagagggtaagttacctgggatatatcctggagggcggacagcggcagttatcagatgccagaaaagaaactgtcctaaagatccctactcccacctcccaaagagaagtgagggaattcctaggatcagccggctactgccgcctctgggttccaggttttgctgagatcgccaggcccctatatgaagctaccaaagaggggaaaacatttaaatgggctgaaaaagaagaaactgcctttaatcagttaaaaaaggccctcctaagtgccccagccctgggcctaccagacattacgaagcccttccacctctttgtagacgaacataagggaatagcaaaaggggttctaactcaaaccttaggcccctggaactgcccagtggcttacctgtctaagaaactagacccagtggctgccggatggccgccatgcctaagaattattgcagcgacagcactcctagtcaaggatgcagacaaactgaccctaggacaggagatctggatcacgaccccacatgccattgaaggggtcctgaaacagcctccggatagatggatgagcaatacacgtatgactcattaccagagcctcctactcaaccctccatGAGTGTggttccaccccagtgcagccctcaatcctgcaaccctgctgcccgaccctgacctaggtgctccactacatgactgtgcaggaatcctggaacaagtacatggattccggaGGGACCTGAACGACCggcccctccccgatgccgaggctacttggttcactgatggcagcagctttg cagACGGACACAGGTATGCAGGTGCAGCGGTGGTCACTGAAACGGACACCGTATGggcggaggctctaccctccggaacgtcagcccagcgagcagagctcatagccctcaccaaggcgctgatgctgggagctggaaaacggcttaacatctacacagacagccgttatgcgtttgccacagctcatattcatggggcaatttatcaggagagggggttactgatggcagaaggacggactataaaaaataagcaggagatacttaacctgcttacggccttatggcttcctgccaagctagccattatccactgccaagggcaccaaaaagctgataacccagtagctagaggtaattgaaaggctgaccaggcagccaaggcagtagcccttacttcagtccccaccatgaccatacaactaccggacctgggagacccagttttaccagaccagcccaaatactcccaggaggagttacagcggatcaagaaactccccatggcccaggagataaagggatggtggtatacacctaacaaggagctcgtgctgccagaccggctcggagtctcaatattagagcacatgcatcggtctactcacatgg gacgaaaattaaaagacttaatccgacatgccggaatcaagattcaccaacaggacaccaaaatagagcaagttgtatctgcctgcaagacctgccaactcgCCAACGCGAGAGCcccatcaaataaaaaaggaaccaggctcagaggcaccagaccgggagcccaatgggaagtcgacttcactgaagtcaaaccaggaaagtatggttttaaatatcttttagtatttagagacaccttctctggctgggtggaggcatacccaaccaagcatgaaacggctcagacggtagctaagaagctactagaagacatcttacccaggtatggttttcctgccatggtaggatcagacaatggaccagcttttatctcgcaggtaacacaggcagtagccaaggcggtgggggcaaactggaaattacattgtgtttataggccccagagctcaggacaggtagaaagaatgaatagaaccctaaaagagacccttaccaaattaaccatggagactggcagGGACTGGCTGACTCTCCTACCGTacgccctttaccgggttagaaacactccttacactctgggttttactccctacgagatcatgtttggcaggccaccccctgttattcccagccttcgagctgaacttattgctgagtttaaagatcaagaactttttctttccttgagcgggctccagagggcgcatgaggacatttggccgcgcctccgtgccatctatgaggctggcccgaccccgacacctcatcagtacaggccgggagactgggtctatgtcaagaggcaccaccgagaGACCCTTGAgccgcgctggaagggaccctacatcgtgGTGTTGACAACCCCCATTGCTCTCAAAGTAGGCGGCATCgtgacctgggtccatcacacccacgttcaGCCAGTGGACCCCTCCTCAATCCGGAAGGACTTCGTCACTCGATGGTCCATCagtcgggaccaacacaacccgctcaagctcaagctGCAGCGCATtcgacccacctaa